A genomic region of Halopelagius longus contains the following coding sequences:
- a CDS encoding YhjD/YihY/BrkB family envelope integrity protein, whose translation MVREPGGGRVSRAVAVARAIVHETRAEKLPFMAGSIAYHAFVSLLPLFVLLLVVVSAVGDQSLYESVVAAAGAVLTEGARDEFVSELTDAARSTSVSLFGGIVLLWGTLRIFRGLDTAFSSIYESGAENSFLDQLADGLLVLFSFGAAVLVGSTVGDAVAGVVAGAGPFEWVLARLFGILGLALAFYPMYYVFPDADVGVLEVLPGTLVAAVGLAAFESLFRVYLAVSTTAPNSSAITGVLVFLTWLYFSGFVILLGAVVNAVLSNRSHDVNIEPAFGGVAPVGNDGVHASRRELVAAVRRLDELLDGGDAVVVTADGESIELPPPDGVAVDTETSSVLPGGPVGVELRWYPADGENDSEEA comes from the coding sequence ATGGTGAGGGAACCGGGCGGCGGGCGCGTCTCGCGCGCCGTCGCCGTCGCGCGCGCGATCGTCCACGAGACGCGGGCGGAGAAGTTACCGTTCATGGCCGGAAGCATCGCGTACCACGCGTTCGTCTCGCTGCTTCCGCTGTTCGTGCTGTTGCTCGTCGTCGTCTCCGCCGTCGGGGACCAGAGCCTCTACGAGAGCGTCGTCGCCGCCGCGGGGGCCGTCCTCACCGAGGGCGCGCGCGACGAGTTCGTCTCCGAACTCACCGACGCCGCGCGTTCGACGAGCGTGTCGCTCTTCGGCGGCATCGTCCTCCTGTGGGGGACGCTCCGCATCTTCCGCGGCCTCGACACCGCCTTCTCCAGCATCTACGAGTCGGGGGCCGAGAACTCGTTTCTCGACCAACTCGCCGACGGACTCCTCGTCCTCTTCTCCTTCGGGGCGGCCGTCCTCGTCGGCAGTACGGTCGGCGACGCCGTCGCGGGCGTCGTGGCCGGCGCCGGGCCGTTCGAGTGGGTTCTCGCGCGCCTGTTCGGTATCCTCGGACTCGCGCTGGCGTTCTACCCGATGTACTACGTGTTTCCGGACGCGGACGTGGGCGTCCTCGAAGTGCTCCCCGGAACGCTCGTCGCCGCCGTCGGCCTCGCGGCGTTCGAGTCGCTGTTTCGCGTCTACCTCGCCGTTTCGACCACCGCGCCGAACAGTAGCGCCATCACGGGCGTCCTCGTCTTCCTGACGTGGCTCTACTTCAGCGGCTTCGTCATCCTCCTCGGCGCAGTCGTCAACGCCGTCCTCTCGAACCGGAGTCACGACGTGAACATCGAACCCGCGTTCGGGGGCGTCGCCCCCGTCGGAAACGACGGCGTCCACGCCTCGCGCCGCGAACTCGTCGCCGCCGTCCGACGACTCGACGAACTCCTCGACGGCGGGGACGCCGTCGTCGTCACCGCGGACGGGGAGTCCATCGAACTGCCGCCGCCCGACGGCGTCGCCGTCGATACGGAGACGTCGTCCG
- a CDS encoding MTH1187 family thiamine-binding protein, with the protein MTVIAMLSVAPVVEGSMSDQVAEAVAALDEFDVSYETNPMGTVIEADDVDTLLDAVAAAHKAVDADRVSTFLKIDDKRASDQSAADKVAAVEEHLGRPARKDRDE; encoded by the coding sequence ATGACAGTCATCGCGATGCTGAGCGTGGCACCGGTCGTCGAAGGGAGCATGTCCGACCAAGTGGCGGAGGCCGTCGCCGCCTTAGACGAGTTCGACGTCTCCTACGAGACGAACCCGATGGGGACGGTGATAGAGGCCGACGACGTGGACACCCTGCTCGACGCCGTCGCCGCGGCCCACAAAGCCGTCGACGCCGACAGGGTGAGCACGTTCCTGAAGATAGACGACAAGCGCGCCTCGGACCAGAGCGCCGCGGACAAAGTCGCGGCCGTCGAGGAACACCTCGGCCGCCCGGCGAGGAAGGACAGAGACGAGTAA
- the mch gene encoding methenyltetrahydromethanopterin cyclohydrolase: MESINRMAVELIDEAIDFADELRVVPYELDSGATVLDFGVDAEGGVEAGLLLAEIQTAGLATVQTRMDEVAGTPMPHVELQTDHPDVAVLCSQKAGWELTFEDPEFDGLGSGPARALVGEEDEFRAVGYFDEFDLTVLAVEAIDLPGDQVAEHVAETAGVEPSGVFLPTFASGSTVGSVTTAARAAEMAVFRLFELGYDPTNVLSAFGSAPLAPVSYDEGVAMGRTNDALAYGGEVHLTVAEEFDEFDQVPSTARDEYGKPFEQIFDDAGWDFYEVPAEVFAPAKVTIDVVNGPTYAFGETDEDLLAESFDLRTS, from the coding sequence ATGGAATCCATCAATCGCATGGCCGTCGAGTTGATCGACGAGGCCATCGACTTCGCCGACGAACTCCGCGTCGTCCCCTACGAACTCGATTCGGGGGCGACGGTGCTCGACTTCGGGGTGGACGCCGAGGGCGGCGTCGAGGCGGGACTCCTCCTCGCGGAGATACAGACGGCGGGGCTGGCGACGGTCCAGACGCGGATGGACGAGGTGGCCGGGACGCCGATGCCGCACGTCGAACTCCAGACGGACCACCCCGACGTCGCGGTGCTCTGCTCGCAGAAGGCCGGATGGGAACTCACCTTCGAGGACCCCGAGTTCGACGGACTCGGCTCCGGTCCCGCCCGCGCCCTCGTCGGCGAGGAAGACGAGTTCCGGGCGGTCGGCTACTTCGACGAGTTCGACCTGACCGTGTTGGCCGTCGAGGCCATCGACCTGCCGGGCGACCAAGTGGCAGAACACGTCGCGGAGACGGCCGGCGTCGAACCCAGCGGCGTCTTCCTGCCGACGTTCGCCTCCGGCTCTACCGTCGGGAGCGTCACCACCGCCGCCCGTGCGGCCGAGATGGCCGTCTTCCGCCTCTTCGAACTCGGCTACGACCCGACGAACGTCCTCTCGGCGTTCGGGTCGGCACCGCTGGCGCCCGTCAGTTACGACGAGGGCGTCGCGATGGGCCGGACGAACGACGCCCTCGCGTACGGCGGCGAAGTCCACCTCACCGTCGCCGAGGAGTTCGACGAGTTCGACCAAGTGCCCTCCACCGCCCGCGACGAGTACGGCAAGCCGTTCGAGCAGATATTCGACGACGCGGGCTGGGACTTCTACGAGGTTCCCGCCGAGGTGTTCGCGCCCGCGAAGGTCACGATAGACGTGGTCAACGGGCCGACGTACGCCTTCGGCGAGACGGACGAGGACCTCCTCGCGGAGTCGTTCGACCTGCGGACGTCGTGA